The following proteins are encoded in a genomic region of Drosophila miranda strain MSH22 chromosome 4, D.miranda_PacBio2.1, whole genome shotgun sequence:
- the LOC108162620 gene encoding UDP-glucuronosyltransferase 1-1: protein MNRPPVSHILLWMLAICSAVGVESHHILGLFVNLHRSQLLVHMAVTRALLQRGHQLTLVTTLPLEEVELEGNVTHILVPWQQPADEDHLGSATDWLLRLQRMFNRLEQSGDLLDQPAWKDFMRLSPKPHFDLLLLGYHFNDHLLGVAAHFNCPAAIISTQQPIGFVNSLMGNPEERWYVPQPYDSRQRSGISAWLFGVWEKLMEAVARRVLRRIYSSHFPEPHYPPFETMRRSVALALNNHHMISEGPIAPLLPSMVDIGGILLEQKLNESLLEVSRNRSLIFFSLGTRFTWKRSPDHFVQTFTQAFAQFPDYDIYWTYDGPNASEIMSHHSHLKLAKWWPQRQLLGQLQACLFITHGGKGSLTEALYYGVPMVGLPLLGDQRANLLKMEAKGWGMTLSTQNLSHAELSKAMGSVLSHSRYSQSISKASHLYRDRPMNASDVATFWLEYVIRHRGAKHLYSPARQLDFMQYYSLDVYAVVYGGLVLLIAVLSRINSRLSVTRSIV, encoded by the exons ATGAACCGACCGCCGGTCAGCCATATACTGCTGTGGATGCTAGCCATCTGCAGCGCGGTAGGGGTGGAGTCCCATCATATACTGGGCCTCTTTGTCAACTTGCATCGCTCCCAGCTGCTGGTGCACATGGCCGTGACTCGTGCTTTGCTGCAACGGGGTCATCAGCTGACTTTGGTCACCACGCTCCCGTTGGAGGAGGTGGAATTGGAGGGCAATGTCACTCACATACTGGTGCCGTGGCAACAGCCGGCGGATGAAGATCATCTTGGATCCGCAACGGATTGGCTGCTGCGTTTGCAGCGGATGTTCAACCGCTTGGAGCAGTCGGGGGATCTGCTCGACCAGCCTGCCTGGAAAGATTTCATGAGGCTGTCACCCAAACCCCACTTCGATCTGTTACTTTTGGGCTACCATTTCAACGATCATCTGTTGGGCGTGGCTGCCCATTTCAACTGTCCAGCGGCTATCATCTCCACCCAACAGCCGATTGGATTTGTCAACAGTCTCATGGGGAATCCCGAGGAGCGCTGGTACGTCCCCCAACCATATGACAGTCGCCAGCGTAGTGGAATCTCTGCCTGGCTCTTTGGCGTGTGGGAAAAGTTAATGGAAGCGGTGGCTCGAAGAGTTCTGCGAAGGATTTACAG CTCTCATTTCCCCGAACCCCACTATCCTCCATTCGAGACGATGCGTCGTTCTGTTGCCCTGGCTCTGAACAATCATCACATGATCAGCGAGGGCCCCATTGCTCCTCTGTTGCCCAGCATGGTGGACATAGGCGGGATACTCTTAGAGCAGAAGTTGAATGAGTCTTTGCTAGAGGTATCGAGGAATCGCTCGCTCATATTCTTCAGTCTGGGCACCCGCTTCACTTGGAAAAGATCTCCTGACCATTTTGTTCAGACCTTTACACAGGCGTTCGCTCAGTTTCCTGACTACGATATCTATTGGACCTACGATGGACCCAATGCCAGTGAAATTATGTCGCATCATTCTCATCTGAAGTTGGCCAAATGGTGGCCCCAGCGGCAGTTGCTGGGTCAGCTGCAGGCATGCCTCTTCATCACCCACGGAGGCAAGGGCAGCCTCACCGAAGCTTTGTATTACGGAGTGCCCATGGTGGGGCTGCCCCTGCTGGGAGATCAGCGCGCCAACCTTCTCAAGATGGAAGCCAAAGGCTGGGGTATGACTTTGTCTACGCAGAATCTCAGCCATGCAGAGCTCTCAAAGGCGATGGGCAGTGTTCTCAGCCACTCTCGTTATTCCCAGAGCATATCGAAAGCTTCCCATCTCTACCGCGATCGTCCGATGAATGCCAGCGACGTGGCAACCTTTTGGCTGGAGTATGTCATACGCCACAGGGGGGCCAAGCACTTGTACAGTCCCGCCCGGCAGCTGGACTTTATGCAGTACTACTCACTCGATGTCTATGCGGTTGTCTATGGCGGACTGGTGCTGCTGATAGCAGTCTTGAGCAGGATAAACAGCAGGCTTTCTGTGACTAGAAGTATCGTTTAA